A DNA window from Impatiens glandulifera chromosome 7, dImpGla2.1, whole genome shotgun sequence contains the following coding sequences:
- the LOC124910332 gene encoding stem 28 kDa glycoprotein-like produces the protein MLCVFGCFTNKCKVVTMAAPMTCNKIHPLRERPEAVGGGRSLGLSCLSWRLGVEAHNIIGWGTVPLGCEKYVGNYMLGQQYRKDSKAVISEALVYAKSLKLGRDGKDVWVFDIDETSLSNLPYFAKHGFGAEQYNPILFNKWVEEGKAPALPETLKLYKKLLSLGIKVVFLTGRPEDQRNITAINLKNAGYSHWTKLIFRNGKNKGINAITYKSRKREEMEREGYSVVGNIGDQWSDILGTHIGNRTFKLPDPMYYIS, from the exons ATGCTATGCGTTTTTGGATGCTTTACCAACAAATGCAAAG TAGTAACCATGGCAGCACCAATGACTTGTAACAAAATTCACCCTTTAAGGGAGCGGCCTGAGGCGGTTGGTGGTGGCCGGTCCCTTGGACTGTCGTGCTTGAGCTGGCGGTTAGGGGTGGAGGCTCATAACATAATTGGATGGGGGACAGTTCCATTGGGTTGTGAGAAATATGTTGGGAATTATATGTTGGGACAACAATATAGGAAAGATTCAAAGGCGGTTATATCTGAGGCTTTGGTATATGCAAAAAGCTTAAAGCTTGGTAGAGATGGGAAAGATGTTTGGGTATTTGACATTGATGAGACTTCTTTATCTAATCTTCCTTATTTTGCAAAGCATGGATTTGG GGCGGAACAATATAATCCAATTCTATTCAACAAATGGGTTGAAGAAGGGAAAGCTCCTGCCTTGCCGGAAACCCTTAAACTTTATAAGAAGCTTTTGTCTTTGGGCATCAAAGTGGTTTTTTTGACGGGGAGACCGGAAGATCAACGAAACATAACTGCAATTAATCTGAAAAATGCGGGTTATTCTCATTGGACCAAGCTCATATTTAG GAATGGGAAGAATAAGGGTATAAATGCAATTACATACAAGTCAAGGAAAAGGGAAGAGATGGAGAGAGAAGGATACAGTGTGGTGGGGAACATAGGAGATCAGTGGAGTGATATCTTGGGGACCCACATTGGTAACCGGACATTCAAGTTGCCTGATCCTATGTATTACATTAGTTGA
- the LOC124944959 gene encoding protein ALP1-like: MRLHKDLLKIPEPIPIDSTDERWKWFKNCLGAIDGTYINVRVSSTDKPRYRNRKGEIAQNVLAVCSPDEQFIYVLAGWEGSAADSRVLRDAISRPNGLKVSIGQYYLVDAGYTNGEGFLAPYRGQRYHLNDWRDGHRPTTAEEYFNMKHSSARNVIERCFGQLKARWAILRSPSFYPIGIQT; the protein is encoded by the exons ATGCGACTGCACAAGGATTTGTTGAAGATACCAGAACCAATTCCCATTGACTCCACAGATGAAAGGTGGAAATGGTTTAAG AATTGTTTAGGAGCCATAGATGGGACATACATAAATGTTAGGGTATCCTCAACAGACAAACCTAGATACAGGAACAGAAAGGGGGAGATTGCTCAAAATGTTTTAGCAGTATGCTCACCGGATGAGCAATTTATTTATGTTCTGGCTGGTTGGGAAGGATCTGCGGCTGATAGTAGAGTTTTGCGTGATGCAATTTCGAGACCAAATGGGCTAAAGGTTTCTATag GTCAGTATTATCTTGTTGATGCCGGATACACTAATGGTGAGGGCTTTCTTGCACCATATAGAGGACAAAGATATCATTTGAATGATTGGAGGGATGGACATCGGCCTACTACTGCCGAAGAATATTTCAATATGAAGCATTCATCAGCTAGAAACGTGATAGAAAGGTGTTTTGGTCAGCTTAAAGCTCGATGGGCTATTCTTAGAAGTCCTTCTTTCTATCCTATTGGAATCCAAACATAA